The following is a genomic window from Natator depressus isolate rNatDep1 chromosome 17, rNatDep2.hap1, whole genome shotgun sequence.
cccacaagctgaagagcaggagagggaagtagcccaggggaaggaaccgctagttcaagtggtttactgctatctctagggcccctgggctgggacctggagtagagggcagacctgggtccctccctctccactaggacactagtggggcagttaataccccagttcaggggcaagaaatggtgccctgaatcccccccccccccccagaagagaAAGCATGAGACgcatcatagtagtgctggcaatttgccacagtaggTAGAATACATCACAGAACAGGATTGTAAGGATTGAAGGCAGGCATGTGAGATAGTATGGAAGGCAGAGTCAGGAGCAAGAGCTGAATTGGGGAAGGAAATAGTGAAACTAAGTATCACCCACTTGGGGACCAAACTGAGATCACTCCCAAATTGCACAGACATTTAAAGTGATTATGCGTGCTCTGTTGGGCTCAGTACTGCCTTACAGCATGGTGGTTCCAGGGAtcaaatacaaaaaacaaggggtTGCAGTCTCCTCAGCTCTAGGCACACCCCAAGCTCCCTCATATGTGAAACCAAGGTAAGTTATCACTCACAGCAGATTGTACAGATCTTCATACTATGATATTCCTCCTCCTTTCTTACATGTGCTGATCAGCAATTAAACAGTTAAGTTTTGGTATTTAAATTATTGGTCAGTTTTAGAGCTAAAACAGCACTGAAAAAAGAGGGCACTTCACACTTCTCTGACGTGCTGTTCCAGGCTGTCTGAAGACTCGGACATCGCTGCATTCAGTTCACATTCAAAAACAACATACCAGCTTGATGAACTGGCCCAATTCAACCCATGGTTGAGGAACAGGATGGAGAGAAAGGGAGTGGTTAGGAAAGAAGCTTTTAGTCAAAACaaacatggcggggggggggggagaaggaaggagagaagataTGTAGGCAGGAGATGAGTGGTGATGAAGTTTGAGCTACATGTAGAAGAAAGGAAGCCATACTGAAGGAAGATGTGGCTGGAACAGCAGGATAGTAAATGATTCTCAGTTGCCACTGCTGGCAGTCTTTGGAGTGATTATAGTTGGGAAATACAGGAAGCCAAGTTATGGGGCCAAGCAAAAACCTCTGAGCAGCTCtgccagaggggaaggggaggacatGATGAAGGATCACCCAGAGGAGCACTGACCTGCAGGCACCCAGGAAGGAACGATCATCTGTGTCAGGCCACTGGCCTGAGGAGGTGTCACGAAGGACTTGGGAGAGGAGTTGCAATGCAGTGAAGTGGGGAAGTCAGACTGGAGGAGAGAAGAGGCAGCATGCTGCCCTGAAGGGCAACAAAATACAGTTTAGAACAGAACTCAATCCAGGATGTAGGCCCATCTAAACCTCTGGCTCTGCGTCTGAGCACATGCTGGCAAACGCTAACTCAGACTTTATTGGTATTTAGATTGGAACCTTTTTGGGGCAagcaccatctttttgttctgtgtttgtatagcacctagcgcggtggggtcctgctccacaactggggctcctaggtccTATGGTAATTCAAATAAATCACTCAGCAGCTAGAGCAGAGTTCACTTGCTatacagaactggacacagacaGGGCGAATCCAAGGAGAAAGGGCTGGCTGCCATCTCTGCCATGGGTGCTGTAAGTGGGAACTGGACATAACATAGGTGGTGGCACTTCATCACATCATGACTTCTATGGGGACACCAAGAGTCACAGGCTCACATGCCCAGTGGGGTAAGATTATCTGCTGAGCAGTTTTCCTACTGGTGACAAACCAAAACCCTAAACTCGAGATTCTTGCCTGCACCTGCAGGCTTTGCTGCACTTCCCAGCCTGCAGAACAAATGGAAACCAATGCAGGTCTGGCCACACTTAGTTCCCAACTGATGGCTGCCCCCACACAGAGTTTGTTTTCTCCCCACCATGGAGAGGAACATACCTGGATTCCTCAGATTTTGCTGCCTTTTAACTTGCTGAAATTCCACACGCCTTCCTAGAAGACGGGGGTCTCAGTCTCAGCATTTCATAGCCAGTTGTTTCAGACTGTCCCCCTGCACTGTCAAAACCAAACAAGGGATTTCAAGTGAAAGGAGAATGGTTGTGACTCCTTCAATTCAGGACTGCTGCTGGACCTAACAGATTTCTCAGAGCTGGTACACGTGAGCCTGGGCTCCCCCTTCTATACAGAGGGCTCGGTCAGAAAACTACACTGAGACCGAAAACCACTGCCACACTTGGGACCCAGGGGGAGTGGAGTTCTGCCCCAGGGGACATCTAGCCCTGTAAAGATTTTACCAGGATCTGGGAGGCTGACCAGAGGGCTGCTGTGTCACCTGAGAGTCTGATGAACAAGGATGGATGTAAAAAGGGTTTAAACAGGAAAAACTTTAAAAGTCCTGCCAgactccacctccctcccctcccccacaactcaaaGTCAGTCAAAGCAAGGGTGGCAGGAGCACATGGGGCAGGATGCTAGGACTGGGAGGAGTCCATGACAACTtcataccaccaccaccccaccaccacccccacacacacaccccaactttTCTCTGAGGTTCAAGAAGTCCAAGTCACTTCTTTTGCCCACTTTCCTCCTGTTTGTCCTCATGGCTGAGGCAAAGGCTGCTCCAAGACAGGAGCACAGAATGGCACAGAAGTCCGTCCACAGATTGTTAATTGGGTTCACAATCTCCAGAGCCTGCTGGACTCTACTCCTTTTAGATGCCCAAGAGCCACATCTGCAAGACATCCACTTCCTCTCTGCAGCTGGTCAGAAGATTCCACACCATCCTCTTAGACACAGACACAGTGATTCAAGACTTAATTACTGCAACTTATTACATCTAGGAATGAAACTGAAAATTCTGATAGAGCTCCCTCAGCCTCACCCCTTTGCTCTGCACTAGCTCTCTTCCAAAAAGCATCCAATTAAAGCTTTCTGTCCTGATATTCAAACCCCCCCCACCATGGATTGGCTCAACCTACCCAAGAGTTCATCTCACTCCATTACCATGACCTCCCATCACAGCTATGTTCCTCTGGGACAATTAACGTGTCAGCCCCTAAGAGGCTCATAAGTGCAGAAGAGAACTATCACAAGGGTAGGAATTGGAAGGTGCCCCTCAGGCCTGCAAGAGATGAGACCACAGGCCTCACAGGTTAAGAGCCAAATGCAAACTGTAGCCGTTCAGCTTAGCCCTCCCTCCGAGATTTCACAAACTGTGGGGCTTGGGAGAAATTGTTCTGATACTTTTAACTCTTATGAATTATGGTGACATAGACCATGCAGGTACCTAGAGCCCATAGGATTTCCAACCCAGTGCGCAGAGACAAGGAACTAGAAAATCCTCTTAGCTTTTTGAAAGTTCACACATCACTACTGTAGGAAGGACAaccctctcctctctcttctcaTCTAGGCCACTGCCCCATGCTGCTGCAGGATCCTCTTCAGAGCTCCCTCAAGCAGCCACCTGTCAACCAATCATCCCATCAGAGGGTGCAGGGggaagacaaagccctgaattcTGGCCCGGAAAGGCCTTCCTTCCCTACAGTGTCCACTCGGTCTCCCCACAACTGTCAGGTGGTGTTCTAAAGCAACTGCaaccccaggaaagcccaagaatCTCATCTAGAAAGGACCGTAATTGTCCACCATTCCTTCAAACAAGATAGTGACACGCTCCTGTCCACATCAGTGCTTACTCTCCGTTGGCTGCAGtccctcctctctgtcccctggGCTGCTGATTTCCTGGACAGCCTGCTGGGGGTTGGGGACAGGACTATTTCTCCTTCTCCCGCCATGCCTCCCGGCTGGACTTAAGGAAGTCACTGCGCAATAAGCGGTAGAAGAGGATGATGTTCATGGGTGTCATGATGGCCATGCCCACTGTGCCCACAGTATATGTTGCCAGTGGTATGTTTTCACGGTTTAGGACCAGCCAGCGTGTCATCCAGGCCAGCGTGGTGATGCGAAACACTACGTAGGTGCCCAGATTTATGATACTGTTGAGGCGGTAACAGGTGGTGTGCAGCAGGTTGGCCATTAGAAGGATCTGTCGCAGATGCAGGAAGATGGAGTTAATCTCTACAAGCAAAGCCACAAGAGCGAATCCAATATACTGATGAACCAGCACTGCCACGCTAAAGCAGATAATCACCTGAATATGAGAGAGAAGAAGGGGTTAGCCAACAGTCTGATCacctgccccagggcagggaaaTGGTGAAGTTCCCTGTCAGAAACTAGTTCTCGTCCACCACACTCAACAAAGTGGCACTGATGCCGACGAAAGAggcagcagctgccatgcaggaCTACGCCCCCCGAAGTCTTTCTTGCCTGCTGGCAGGCCCGGTGCTTCCGCGGGCAAAGGGGTCATTTGCCTTTCCCAACTGTCTTCCAGGGGCCCCAAATCATTGTCAGAAAAGCCAAAACATGTACAAAGTTACCCACGGCTAAGCAGTGGAACAGCAGCAGTTTGGTGAGTCCTCATCCTTTGTATAAATCAGTGCAAAAGACTGAAACAGCAGCGAAATTTTACTTTTGTAAACTCTTAAAATCCAAGATTTGTCAAGGGTCTAACTAGCCCCTGGACTCCTGGAAggtttcttgtttttaaaatagagaCATCCAGGGACCCAAAATACCAACTGCCCCTGAATAAGGGACCCTACAACAGCCCTCCCTGCAGGGCTTAGAAGCTCTGTTTTCATGCTGTAAACCCTGCAGGACCCTGATCCCCATTACCTTTCCATCAAGTCAATAGCCTGCTGGTATCATCCCATCCCTTTGTATAGCGCCAGACAACCTCTTCTGATGTAAGCTGAACAAATGAATGAGGAAGGGCAAACTGAGGTGCTAGGCCCTCAATACGTAAGAGGAGAAAGGAACACCAGGAGCAGCTATTGCAGCCAGAGACCTAGCCCTGCATTTGTGGCCTGGGGAATGTCATTTGGGCCCCAAGTAGGGAAAGCTGGCCCCACTCCAACAGGAATTTCCTAGCACtcagcaaacaggaaaaacagCTGAGCAGCAAGATGAGAAGGGAAAACTCATAGCCTAGGGTAACAGTTAGTGATCGAACTAAACAGCACACAGAGGAGCTCAGGGAGTTCCCCCCAATGACCGACTCACTCTCTCAAGGGATTAAGGAACTTTTGTGCACTCCggacagccctgcagccccctcactGAAAAGTTACAGCCACTCAAGGAAGGAAATACCAGGCACAagtcacacacaaaaagaaaaggggtacttgtggcaccttagagactaaccaatttatttgagcataagctttcgtgagctacagctcacttcatcggatgcatactgtggaaagtgtagaagatctttttatatacacacaaagcatgaaaaaatacttttcatgctttgtgtgtatataaaaagatcttctacactttccacagtatgcatccgatgaagtgagctgtagctcacgaaagcttatgctcaaataaattggttagtctctaaggtgccacaagtaccccttttctttttgcaaatacagactaacacggctgttactctgaaacaagtcacACACAGTGAGAGATGCCCAATAGAAAGGGCAAGACTGAGCACTGCACTCTTCCCCaggggactgggatgagaagttGCAagggtggagaagcaggaagggttTCATGTTCCCTGCTCCCTCCAGAGGTCATGGGGAAGAGAGATCTGTGTGCCTGAGAGAAAGAGTTAGGGCCCCTACCTATCATTTATTCCATCAATGCTGCCCTCTACACGGGCTCTTTAATGAGATTATTTGCTCCCTGCTGGTTAAGCTCCCTGGCTTGGCCTGAATTAGATGTATTATTGCAATGACCTTTTGACCCATCCAGCAGCAAGCCCAGATGACACAGCAGGCAGGGCCCATGCTGGAGCCTGAGAGAGGAGTAGGTCTAACCACTGCACCAAATCACGCTCGCTCTCTGGAGCGCCCCCAAGCTCCTCCCATAGGTCCTGTGCTGGAATCTTTCTCACATCTgcctgccacaccctgccccctaCCAGATACTCCTACTTTTACCCTGCACCCATAGagggaaatgaaaaatgttcatgaGCTGTTATTCAGCCCATTCCTCAGCACCCTCCCACTACAGTCAACAGGGACTGAggccccaaacagccaggcaggcACCATGGTACAGTTACTGCCCAGGCCCTGGTTCACCCTCACTGGAGCTCCCCACTGCCCTCTGCATTTACCTCTGTTTTCTCTCCCCTACTGCTGGGTAAGAAGTGCAGatagggcttaaattctcagagtATTTCCCAGAGTCCAccatgccccctctccccccattctCCACAGGGGGCACCATGGGGCTAAGGGTTTCAGCTCCACAGGGGGTGCCCCGAAGCCCCACAACCCCCCTGAAACTGActtgtgcccccctccccccccaaagggCCACAGaccccccagttgagaaccacaaCAGCATCAAGCTGGAGTCacggtttgaaaatatttattagaGCTCCACTctggacagctccagctgaatttaagccccgAGTGCAGGTTTTATTGGCTCTTGTGTGTTCTGGGCACAGCCTGAGCCCATAGCCAGTGCAGGAAGGGACTGGTGGGGGTGAGATATTGGGGGACAGCTGATGAGGAGCAAGCAAGTTGTTTGGATTTTGTTCTGCAGTTCACATGCTGGAGTGTGTCAGCTCACACAGACCCCAAGCCCCTTTACTAAGTCGCCCGTGCCTAGGGAGATCAGTGCACTGAATGGAAAGAGCAGAGTCCCCCACACTGGGAACCTGAACTCACTCAGAGGTAAAGAAGTGAGATTCCAGGAAAGGTATGTGGAGGGAACTGGTTCAATGACCTCTCTTGGCAGAAATTCAAGTTGTGTGAAGCAGATATGAGATGGGATGGGCTGCCTCCCATCCTAGCAGAAAGCTCGGGTCACTGTTTGCGTAACACTGGATTTATTAGTTATGAAACAGCCTCAGCCTGGGAGTCTGCAATGAGAACAGGCTTCCAGCCTTctactttctccaccccatgaCATCACCCTCGGCTCCTTCTGTGAGCAGAAGGGGCTGCTCCCCCGGCACTAGAGCACCCCCAGTTTTACCAGAGAGAGTGGGACTTGGGTGACAGTGATGCAGAATGTGCACAGATGACACAGGCTCATGCACACATCAAAATTAGCATCATCAGCTTTAGTACCAGGAGGGACTCATGGTAAGAAAAAATTACTGTCAATTGTCTCCCTCACTTTTGTTCTTCCTTCTCttgccttcccccttccctccactcctctctgccccttcccctctctttcAAGAGAACACTTCATACTGGCAGTTGACTTTTGCTGTCCCCTTTTCCCTTGGACATTCTCCTCTCTGCTGATTAAGGACCTGAGGGGCACATTCTCCACCCCGCTTATTGGCTCTTTGATAGTTAATAGCTGGAGGAGTGAGACTGGCACATCCCTTTTTCTCCTCACTTCATCTCACTATTTCCTCTGTACCGctactgtctgtctctctcagccCTCTCAAGTTTATATGCCCCCCTTCTACCCTGCCCAACTCAGCAGAATGTGTGAGTGGGCACTGCATATTCTCTCACTTCCCCCATGCAGAGGTGGAGAGGGAATTCAGGGGCACATATTTTAGAATCTAATGGgggcacccctcctcccccatcctgttCCTCATGGCTGCCATTAGCCTGTTAACTCAGAGTGAGGAGAAGCCCTAGCCCAGGAGACAGCAATTGTAATTACCCTGATCATCTCCAGCCACAAGGATCCAGGAGTGTCATGCCTAGTTTCAAGATTAGTGAAACCAAATGCAGACATTTTGCACCAGATAGAACTAAAGTATTCCAGCAGAAGCAGAAGCTGAACACAGCTCCCTCCAGGCCTCGAGGACTGTCCACAAGAGGCCAATGGTGATCAGGCTCTGCCTCAGTGAACTGGTCAGATGTCCAGTCCCTGCCAGCCAACTGACTGACTTGTCTTCAGAATAATAAGGCCACGCATCCTGAACTCCTTCCCATAGTGACAAGTGGAGACTCACCACCGAGTGATGGAAAAGCAGCTCCCAGGACTGGTGAAGCTTCTGATTACACAACATATCCACAAAATCTTGGAGAAAATATCCTGCGAAAAAAGAGAGTTCCCATCAGCAGGAATCGCCACAGCAACTCAGTGCCACTTACCACTCCAGAGGAGAGAACTGGGTGTGAGCTCAGCGCAGGAGCCCTAGAAGGGTTGAGTGCTGAGATatcatggtgatgagcatggtataaaaacccACACTAGAGCCAAAGAGCTCTGCACTTgaggagctctggggccctgcgTGAGCTCTGTGCTACCTTCAGGAGTGCTGGGACCACAGATCCcaggataaagaaaaacttatttTGCATTTCAGGTACCTCCCATGATTCAAAGATGTTGGAAAGGAAGAGACCTACTTGATCATCCCGTTCATCTCCCTAGAAATGCATGATCGCTCCCTAACACACCTCTGCTAGTTTCTTAAAACTGGACTAGACGTGTTCACATATGTTTAATGGCTTTCCTAGCCTTAGTCTGCACTCTGCCAGGATCGTTCCTGGGAAAACCATTGgcctcaccctcctccccacacaaacGCCAGACCCAGCAGCTGCACCTAGCATCCTTCTCTATTTCCTAGGCCATAGCTTCCATTGCCTGGCTGTCACAGTCCCTCCCTATCCTCAAGGGTTTATGAACAACCAGAAGTATATGACACACACTCTTGAGGAGTATGGTCAGTTTCAGTAGTACCTCCTggaagggctggggagaggagacccCAGGGTCCCATCCCAGCCTGGGTGTTTTTGGGGAGGAGTGTCCCAATGAATAACTTTTCATACAAGTAATTCTGCCCATCTGGAATGGCCAACCTTTGGGGGTAGGCAGAGGAGAACTATACACCCCAATACACAATCCCTCTCCACCCAGCAAGAGTTTGTTTCTACAAACTGCAGGGTTAACTTAGCAGGAGAAGACAGGGGACCCGTAGCCACTTGAAAGTCTGCTGGGTCCCCGTTCGACTTTAAAGACCACCTCCCATTAGAAAGTGTGAGTGGAATCTGAGCGTAGAGCCTCAACACACTAAGACCCTGCAGGCCTTGCCACCAAGCTTGCAGCCCAGGAACC
Proteins encoded in this region:
- the TLCD2 gene encoding TLC domain-containing protein 2, whose translation is MGPSPGLLLIGGSFAAFRLLNRGLERLVPPPRPALRNRWKWRNIWTSFAHSLLSGAGALLGFYLHPQMAEDLIGTHSRAAHCVVSVSIGYFLQDFVDMLCNQKLHQSWELLFHHSVVIICFSVAVLVHQYIGFALVALLVEINSIFLHLRQILLMANLLHTTCYRLNSIINLGTYVVFRITTLAWMTRWLVLNRENIPLATYTVGTVGMAIMTPMNIILFYRLLRSDFLKSSREAWREKEK